In Candidatus Promineifilum breve, one genomic interval encodes:
- a CDS encoding sulfotransferase family protein: protein MPYQLKSADINMRTLSFGAFRLYKSARQMLGGARHTGDPIIVPILGIQRSGTSLMYWVFERDLNVKVYRESSELSSLDAVEHIRLNPLPSVAAQIKRHRLPMVVFKPLVESQRAAELLSAFPTAKVLWAYRHYQDVAASNLKAFGQDNGRRDLAPFLADDPDNWRSQHSSAETRATIRHFYADDMNPFDAASLFWWARMQLYFEQGLDENPRVLLSRYEDLVTNPAQTMRRTYAFLGQPYPGDHIVKDVNAQSVGKGRVSKLSPAVDELCAAMLARLDRLNSAALVSTPAGNGHYH from the coding sequence ATGCCCTACCAACTGAAATCGGCCGACATCAACATGCGCACCCTGTCCTTCGGCGCGTTCCGTCTCTACAAGAGCGCGCGCCAGATGTTGGGCGGGGCGCGCCACACGGGCGACCCCATCATCGTGCCCATCCTGGGCATCCAGCGCTCCGGCACGAGCCTGATGTACTGGGTCTTCGAGCGCGACCTGAACGTGAAGGTCTATCGCGAATCGAGCGAACTTTCCTCGCTCGACGCCGTGGAGCACATCCGCCTGAACCCGCTGCCGTCGGTGGCGGCGCAGATCAAGCGCCACCGCCTGCCGATGGTCGTGTTCAAGCCACTGGTCGAATCACAGCGGGCGGCCGAACTGCTGAGCGCCTTCCCCACGGCCAAAGTGCTGTGGGCCTATCGCCACTATCAGGACGTGGCCGCGTCGAACCTGAAGGCGTTCGGCCAGGACAACGGCCGGCGCGACCTGGCCCCCTTCCTGGCCGATGACCCCGACAACTGGCGCTCGCAACACAGTTCGGCCGAGACGCGGGCCACCATCCGCCATTTCTACGCCGACGACATGAACCCGTTCGACGCCGCGTCTCTGTTCTGGTGGGCGCGGATGCAGCTCTATTTCGAGCAAGGGCTGGACGAGAACCCGCGCGTGCTGCTCAGCCGCTACGAAGATCTGGTCACCAATCCGGCCCAGACCATGCGCCGTACTTACGCTTTCCTGGGCCAACCGTATCCGGGCGACCACATCGTCAAGGACGTGAACGCCCAATCGGTGGGCAAGGGGCGCGTGTCCAAGCTCAGCCCGGCCGTCGATGAACTGTGCGCGGCCATGCTGGCCCGGCTCGACCGGCTCAATAGCGCCGCCCTCGTTTCCACCCCGGCCGGCAACGGCCACTATCACTAA
- a CDS encoding sulfotransferase domain-containing protein: MRVDFMMIGAQKAGTTSLAAQLAAHPQICFCREKEPGYFHKTEEWAAGLDHYHSLYSPTPGQLCGEASTYYTFFPEFRETHKRLYDYNPALKLIYVVRQPVERIISHYTHNRVREIDTRPPAEAVFAEPAYLNRSRYGVQIRPYLELFGPENVLLLVFEEYTADQIATLYRVAEFLGIDAAPFAETDTTPLHQSVGQPYLRSEAARSFTKSELFQKVRGVVPAAIRQPIRHRLLSNKIDEKPHFAPEVKQALWRLLEDDVLTIEQMLGYSLNVWRRGYTEEA; encoded by the coding sequence ATGCGTGTAGATTTTATGATGATCGGCGCCCAGAAAGCGGGCACAACCAGCCTGGCGGCGCAACTGGCGGCCCATCCGCAGATTTGCTTCTGCCGGGAGAAAGAGCCGGGCTACTTCCACAAGACGGAAGAGTGGGCCGCCGGGCTGGATCACTACCACAGCCTCTATAGCCCCACGCCCGGCCAACTGTGCGGCGAGGCCTCGACGTACTACACCTTCTTCCCGGAGTTCCGCGAGACGCACAAGCGCCTCTACGATTACAACCCGGCCCTGAAGCTGATCTACGTCGTGCGCCAGCCGGTGGAGCGCATCATCTCCCACTACACCCACAACCGCGTGCGCGAGATCGATACCCGCCCGCCGGCCGAGGCCGTCTTCGCCGAGCCGGCCTATCTCAATCGCAGCCGCTACGGCGTGCAGATTCGCCCCTATCTGGAACTGTTCGGGCCGGAGAACGTGTTGCTGCTGGTCTTCGAGGAGTACACCGCCGACCAGATCGCCACCCTCTACCGCGTGGCCGAATTCCTGGGCATCGACGCCGCGCCCTTCGCCGAGACCGACACCACGCCGCTGCACCAATCCGTCGGCCAGCCCTATCTGCGCTCCGAGGCGGCCCGCTCCTTCACCAAAAGCGAATTGTTCCAGAAGGTGCGCGGCGTCGTGCCCGCGGCCATCCGCCAGCCCATCCGCCACCGGCTGCTGTCGAATAAAATCGACGAGAAGCCCCACTTCGCGCCGGAGGTCAAGCAGGCGCTGTGGCGCTTGCTGGAAGACGACGTCCTCACCATCGAGCAGATGCTGGGCTACAGCCTGAACGTCTGGCGGCGCGGTTACACCGAAGAGGCGTAA
- a CDS encoding polysaccharide biosynthesis tyrosine autokinase, with the protein MELSTYLSVLQRRKWFVILSVLLGTAIAAAFTFLSTPQYAASTTVRVLTIGSTDSSARPDITYTERLVNTYSRIITGNNVRRQIMNELGLENMPIISVQSIAGTELIRIVAEAPDPEDARDIANAAADVLVDENREFFSGGAGQTLKDILSEQVDQALIALNEARTNYDAALAASPPVETAISAAREALETRERTYTSLLTQYEAARLEEAVRANAITIVEEANAPNRPAKPRHPVNLALGLAIGLIGGIALALLAENLDTTLYTAEQIENATQMETVGTIPASKDDLSIARLGAGHYPQLESFRRLRTNILASGSGGSQVALLTSAKRGEGKSTVSANLAVTIAQSGREVVVVDCDLRLPTVHKLFDLPNKRGLTNILAGEVSLDESMQYSAFPRVQVITSGPLPPNPTELLGSQRMLDLIEQLKTQFDFIILDTPALLSVADAAVLAPAVDNVILVVAQSQTRRGDVQTVRRQLSSVRVKSIEVVVNRAEPNGSYAYYEAEAR; encoded by the coding sequence ATGGAGCTGAGCACATATCTATCGGTATTGCAGCGCCGAAAATGGTTCGTCATCCTGAGTGTCCTGCTCGGGACGGCCATCGCCGCCGCATTTACCTTTTTATCCACGCCGCAATATGCCGCTTCGACCACGGTGCGTGTGCTGACCATCGGCAGCACCGACAGCAGCGCCCGGCCGGACATCACTTATACGGAGCGGCTGGTCAATACGTATTCGCGCATCATCACCGGCAATAACGTGCGCCGGCAGATTATGAACGAGTTGGGGCTGGAGAACATGCCCATCATCTCGGTGCAATCGATTGCCGGCACCGAACTGATCCGCATTGTGGCCGAGGCGCCCGACCCCGAAGACGCCCGCGACATCGCCAATGCCGCCGCCGATGTATTGGTCGACGAAAACCGCGAGTTCTTTAGTGGCGGCGCGGGCCAGACGTTAAAAGATATTCTCAGCGAGCAAGTCGATCAGGCGTTGATTGCCCTGAACGAGGCCCGCACCAACTACGACGCCGCCCTGGCCGCGTCGCCGCCGGTCGAAACGGCCATCTCCGCCGCCAGGGAGGCGCTGGAAACGCGCGAGCGCACCTACACCTCGCTGCTGACCCAATACGAGGCGGCCCGGCTGGAAGAGGCCGTGCGGGCCAACGCCATCACCATCGTCGAGGAAGCCAACGCCCCCAACCGCCCGGCCAAGCCGCGCCACCCGGTCAATCTGGCCCTGGGGCTGGCCATCGGCCTCATCGGCGGCATCGCCCTGGCCCTGCTGGCCGAAAATCTGGACACGACGCTCTACACCGCCGAGCAGATCGAGAACGCCACCCAGATGGAAACCGTGGGCACGATCCCGGCCTCCAAGGACGACCTGTCCATCGCCCGCCTGGGGGCCGGCCACTACCCGCAACTGGAATCGTTCCGGCGCCTGCGCACCAACATCCTGGCCTCCGGTAGCGGCGGCTCGCAGGTGGCGTTGCTGACCAGCGCCAAGCGTGGCGAGGGTAAATCGACCGTCTCGGCCAATCTGGCCGTCACCATCGCCCAATCCGGCCGCGAGGTCGTCGTCGTCGATTGCGACCTGCGCCTGCCGACGGTGCACAAGCTGTTCGACCTGCCCAACAAGCGCGGCCTGACCAACATCCTGGCCGGCGAAGTGTCGCTGGATGAGTCCATGCAGTACAGCGCCTTCCCGCGGGTGCAGGTGATCACCAGCGGCCCGTTGCCGCCCAACCCGACCGAGTTGCTCGGCTCGCAGCGGATGCTCGACCTGATCGAGCAGCTCAAGACGCAGTTCGATTTCATCATCCTGGATACGCCGGCGCTGCTGTCGGTGGCCGACGCGGCCGTACTGGCCCCGGCGGTCGATAACGTCATCCTGGTCGTGGCCCAATCGCAGACGCGCCGTGGCGACGTGCAAACCGTCCGCCGCCAGTTGTCCAGCGTGCGCGTGAAGTCGATCGAGGTCGTCGTCAATCGCGCCGAGCCGAACGGCAGCTACGCCTACTACGAGGCCGAAGCCCGCTAA
- a CDS encoding glycosyltransferase family 4 protein, producing MKILMINSFNYLRGGGERCFFDLSDLLRARGHEVIPFCMDHPQNLPSEYSDYFVSHVDFPTELGKPGLTPKLRVLERVLYSREARDKVEALLADTRPDLVHIHGFIHEMSTSILPPLKAAKLPVVQTLHDYKPACPNTTFVSNDRVCEACRGGHYFNMTRYRCKRGSRSASVLATAEMYFHEVLRLYQPNIDRFISPSQFLADKMAEHGIRPPITTIPNFINPDNFRAVYEPENYFIFAGRLVRVKGILTLLEAMRHVRGDAVLKIAGAGELEPEMRRFVADHNLTNVQFVGHLGTEELARLVQRALFTVVPSEWYENYSMTVIESLACGTPVIGANIGGIPEQVRDGWNGHLFAPGDAAGLAAKMQHLIDDRAAAVEMGRRGRQQVETLNGPDAHYEQTMAVYESLVGIAPRRAAPLTKSQSLSLS from the coding sequence ATGAAGATCCTGATGATCAACAGCTTCAACTATTTGCGCGGCGGCGGCGAGCGGTGCTTCTTCGACCTGTCCGACCTGCTGCGCGCCCGCGGCCACGAGGTCATCCCGTTCTGCATGGATCACCCGCAGAATTTGCCGTCGGAATATAGCGATTACTTCGTCAGCCACGTCGACTTCCCCACCGAACTGGGCAAGCCCGGCCTGACCCCCAAGCTGCGCGTGCTGGAGCGGGTGCTCTATTCGCGCGAGGCCCGCGACAAGGTCGAGGCGCTGCTGGCCGACACGCGGCCCGATCTCGTCCACATCCACGGCTTCATCCACGAGATGTCCACGTCGATCCTGCCGCCGCTGAAGGCCGCCAAGCTGCCGGTGGTGCAGACGCTCCACGACTACAAGCCGGCCTGCCCCAACACGACCTTCGTCTCCAACGACCGGGTGTGCGAGGCGTGCCGCGGCGGGCATTACTTCAACATGACCCGCTACCGCTGCAAGCGCGGCTCGCGCAGCGCCAGCGTGCTGGCGACGGCCGAGATGTATTTCCACGAGGTGTTGCGCCTCTACCAGCCCAATATCGACCGCTTCATCTCGCCCAGCCAATTCCTGGCCGACAAAATGGCCGAACACGGCATCCGCCCGCCGATCACCACCATTCCCAACTTCATCAACCCCGACAACTTCCGCGCCGTCTATGAGCCGGAGAATTACTTCATCTTCGCCGGGCGACTGGTGCGGGTGAAGGGCATCCTGACCCTGCTGGAAGCCATGCGCCACGTGCGCGGCGATGCCGTGCTGAAGATCGCCGGTGCGGGCGAGCTGGAGCCGGAGATGCGCCGCTTCGTGGCCGACCACAACCTGACTAACGTCCAATTCGTGGGGCATCTGGGCACGGAAGAACTGGCCCGGTTGGTGCAGCGCGCCCTGTTCACCGTCGTGCCCTCGGAGTGGTACGAGAACTACTCGATGACCGTCATCGAATCGCTGGCCTGCGGCACGCCGGTCATTGGGGCCAACATCGGCGGCATCCCCGAACAGGTGCGCGACGGCTGGAACGGCCACCTCTTCGCCCCCGGCGACGCCGCCGGACTGGCGGCCAAAATGCAACACCTGATCGACGACCGCGCCGCGGCCGTCGAGATGGGCCGCCGCGGCCGGCAGCAGGTCGAAACGCTCAACGGCCCCGACGCCCATTACGAGCAGACGATGGCCGTCTACGAGAGCCTGGTGGGTATCGCGCCGCGCCGGGCTGCGCCCCTAACCAAATCACAATCGCTATCGCTGTCGTAA
- a CDS encoding polysaccharide deacetylase family protein, whose product MNDLYAANTPAAFWRPVQSISPVLWDGAARAAAGVLPPGLAESASNGAAAGILGRALDESLFGEERYRLSGLKSIYYAVARPLLPTWVRPLLRKVYHPADDVQSALGWPVEDRLVRFQFALLARVMDELGQDALNIVGLWPGGNRFACVLTHDVEARPGHDFVRQVMALEEKYGFRSSFNFVPEGYRVDGDLLDEMRARGFEVGVHGLKHDGRLFASRQLFEERAQKINGYARQWGAVGYRSPMTHRNPEWMQSLEIDYDLSFFDTDPYEPMAGGSMSIWPYFIGRFVELPYTLMQDHRYLEVLEQRSPDLWLEKVDFIEDHYGMVLLNSHPDYLLKPGGMAVYEALLAALAQRRDCWRALPREAADWWRRRAATDAAQLATPAGRAALPEAVVWTIENRGNRLVANVPGAR is encoded by the coding sequence ATGAACGACCTCTACGCCGCCAACACGCCGGCCGCCTTCTGGCGGCCGGTGCAGTCCATCTCTCCCGTGCTGTGGGACGGGGCGGCCCGCGCCGCGGCCGGTGTCTTGCCGCCGGGGCTGGCCGAGAGCGCCAGCAACGGCGCGGCGGCCGGCATCCTGGGCCGCGCCCTCGATGAAAGCCTGTTCGGCGAGGAGCGCTACCGGCTGAGCGGCCTGAAATCGATCTACTACGCCGTGGCCCGGCCGCTGCTGCCCACCTGGGTGCGGCCGCTGCTGCGCAAGGTCTATCATCCGGCCGACGACGTGCAATCGGCCCTCGGCTGGCCGGTGGAGGATCGCCTGGTGCGCTTCCAGTTCGCCCTGCTGGCCCGCGTGATGGACGAACTGGGGCAGGATGCGCTCAACATCGTCGGCCTGTGGCCGGGCGGCAATCGTTTCGCCTGCGTACTGACCCACGACGTGGAAGCCCGCCCCGGCCACGACTTCGTGCGCCAGGTGATGGCTCTGGAAGAGAAGTACGGCTTCCGCTCGTCGTTCAACTTCGTGCCCGAGGGCTACCGGGTTGATGGCGATTTGCTGGACGAAATGCGCGCCCGCGGCTTCGAGGTCGGCGTCCACGGCCTGAAGCACGACGGCCGCCTCTTCGCCTCGCGCCAACTGTTCGAGGAGCGGGCGCAAAAGATCAACGGCTACGCCCGGCAGTGGGGCGCGGTCGGCTACCGCTCGCCCATGACCCACCGCAACCCGGAGTGGATGCAGTCGCTCGAAATCGACTACGACCTGTCCTTTTTCGATACCGACCCCTACGAGCCGATGGCCGGCGGGTCGATGAGCATCTGGCCCTACTTCATCGGCCGCTTCGTCGAACTGCCCTACACCCTGATGCAGGATCACCGCTATCTGGAAGTGCTGGAGCAGCGCTCGCCCGACCTGTGGCTGGAAAAGGTGGACTTTATCGAGGATCATTACGGGATGGTCTTGCTCAATTCCCATCCCGATTACCTGCTGAAGCCGGGCGGCATGGCCGTCTATGAGGCATTGCTGGCGGCCCTGGCCCAGCGCCGCGATTGCTGGCGCGCCCTGCCGCGCGAGGCGGCCGATTGGTGGCGCCGCCGCGCGGCCACCGATGCCGCCCAACTGGCGACGCCCGCCGGCCGGGCCGCGCTGCCCGAGGCGGTCGTCTGGACCATCGAAAATCGCGGCAACCGGCTGGTGGCCAACGTGCCCGGCGCGCGCTGA
- a CDS encoding PHP-associated domain-containing protein: MALFDLHMHSRHSFDGLMAPAHIVRIARRRGLAGIAVSDHNTIAGGLEAVAANHDPDFLVIVGAEMQTEVGDILGLFLTREITSRQSMEVVADIHDQGGIAILPHPYAHHQNLTPALLGCLDGVEIYNGRDKRDYAVQTYAEYANPYRLATVANSDAHLYWEIGRACTLLDLERPDAAAVRAAILGRRAQPVRRAGRSSTAVYGSKIVKRVKRLL; the protein is encoded by the coding sequence ATGGCCCTGTTCGATCTGCACATGCACTCCCGCCACTCCTTCGACGGGCTGATGGCTCCGGCCCACATTGTGCGCATCGCCCGGCGGCGCGGTCTGGCCGGTATCGCCGTCAGCGACCACAACACCATCGCCGGGGGGCTGGAAGCCGTGGCCGCCAACCATGACCCGGACTTCCTGGTCATCGTCGGCGCGGAGATGCAGACCGAGGTGGGCGACATCCTGGGCCTGTTCCTGACGCGCGAGATCACCTCGCGTCAAAGTATGGAAGTCGTGGCCGACATCCACGATCAGGGCGGCATCGCCATCCTGCCCCATCCCTACGCCCACCACCAGAACCTGACGCCGGCGCTATTGGGCTGCCTCGACGGCGTCGAAATCTACAACGGCCGCGACAAACGCGACTACGCCGTCCAGACCTACGCCGAATACGCCAACCCCTACCGGCTGGCGACGGTCGCCAACTCCGACGCCCATCTGTATTGGGAGATCGGCCGGGCCTGCACCCTGCTCGACCTGGAGCGGCCGGACGCCGCCGCCGTGCGCGCCGCCATTTTGGGCCGCCGCGCCCAACCCGTGAGACGCGCCGGCCGCTCATCCACGGCCGTCTATGGCTCCAAAATCGTCAAACGGGTGAAACGACTGTTATGA
- a CDS encoding carboxylate--amine ligase → MNDQQTRVLVVDAGVRHAIDVVRSLGKRGIHVESVVKAGKPAASYSRYLAQAHVFPLDSNDMEPSIAFLEKLARQNRYDAIIAAGLDGFRILSCGLERLSAHAAVPVSPWPLFAIAEDKADTTLFGERVGVPTPITYYPDGPDDLERFRDIPYPVVVKARRGQGHYAYAGSFAELRDVVYPQICGEVADQMAEGVYPILQEFIVGKAHGFYALMNHGDVVAYFMHERIHEVPPTGGPSAMAKSFYDEELIAVGARMLRELKWHGVAMVEFKKDEKDGQYKLIEINPKFWGSLGLSIATGVDFPYLLTQMAVDGDARPVEMPRTPVTYQWLSMDIAHSIAIKKPLQWLGFVLRGTPNDFRLADPMPNVMLLAQGAKDVLGGKRKVHSTGAAVAAGEKAGERA, encoded by the coding sequence ATGAACGATCAACAAACCCGCGTTCTGGTAGTCGATGCCGGCGTGCGCCACGCCATCGACGTGGTGCGCTCGCTGGGCAAGCGCGGCATCCACGTCGAAAGCGTGGTCAAGGCCGGCAAGCCCGCGGCCAGCTATAGCCGCTATCTGGCCCAGGCCCACGTCTTCCCGCTCGACAGCAACGACATGGAGCCGAGCATCGCCTTTCTGGAGAAGTTGGCCCGGCAGAACCGCTACGATGCCATCATCGCCGCCGGGCTGGACGGCTTTCGCATCCTGTCCTGCGGGCTGGAGCGGCTGTCGGCCCATGCGGCCGTGCCCGTGTCTCCCTGGCCGCTATTCGCCATCGCCGAGGACAAGGCCGACACGACTCTCTTTGGCGAGCGCGTCGGCGTGCCCACGCCCATCACCTATTACCCCGACGGCCCGGACGACCTGGAGCGCTTCCGCGACATCCCCTATCCCGTCGTCGTGAAGGCCCGCCGCGGCCAGGGGCACTACGCCTACGCCGGCAGCTTCGCCGAGTTGCGCGATGTGGTCTACCCCCAGATTTGCGGCGAGGTGGCCGACCAGATGGCCGAGGGCGTCTACCCCATCCTGCAGGAGTTCATCGTCGGCAAGGCCCACGGCTTCTACGCCCTGATGAACCACGGCGACGTGGTGGCCTACTTCATGCACGAGCGCATCCACGAAGTGCCGCCCACCGGCGGCCCCAGCGCCATGGCTAAGAGCTTCTACGATGAAGAATTGATCGCCGTCGGCGCGCGGATGCTGCGCGAATTGAAATGGCATGGCGTGGCGATGGTCGAGTTCAAGAAAGACGAGAAGGACGGCCAATACAAGCTGATCGAGATCAACCCCAAGTTCTGGGGGTCGCTGGGGCTGTCCATTGCCACCGGCGTCGATTTCCCCTATCTGCTGACGCAAATGGCCGTCGATGGCGACGCCCGGCCGGTGGAGATGCCGCGCACGCCGGTCACCTACCAGTGGCTGAGCATGGACATCGCCCACTCCATCGCCATCAAGAAGCCGTTGCAATGGCTGGGCTTCGTGCTGCGCGGCACGCCCAACGATTTCCGGCTGGCCGACCCCATGCCCAACGTGATGCTGCTGGCCCAGGGAGCCAAGGACGTGCTGGGCGGCAAGCGCAAGGTTCATAGCACCGGCGCGGCCGTGGCCGCGGGCGAAAAAGCCGGGGAGCGCGCCTAA
- a CDS encoding glycosyltransferase family 4 protein, with protein MKKKKVAFIGIKALPAKAGVDAVVQKIATSFDHTRFEPTVYVSSREVSKDIAVPGVRIIRVPSVPGKFTHATVTFLMAALHALFFGNYDVVNVHSMETSFVLPLLRLRYKVVATAHGLGSMIPEEHNPWGKGKLFFKACEYPFMHLANIRTSVSLPDKVFLEEHYGREVKYLPIGIQLPDLKLEEARAFLAQHGLEPGNYMVFTAGRNIRRKGCHFVLQAMRDIDDPTPLLILGDSAFDPEYHQELLSLADERTHFGGFVSDKGLLFALIQMATLFLFPTTYEAMAATLLEAAALKTPLIASDLPENRAVLPDEALFFRSSDVADLRDKMIWALAHPREMHQLAGRAEAVVRDSYQWSEVIDQYETLYEALA; from the coding sequence ATGAAGAAAAAGAAAGTCGCATTTATTGGAATCAAAGCCCTGCCGGCCAAGGCGGGCGTCGATGCCGTGGTGCAGAAGATCGCCACGTCCTTCGACCACACGCGTTTCGAGCCGACGGTCTACGTCAGCAGCCGCGAGGTGTCGAAGGATATCGCCGTCCCCGGTGTGCGCATCATCCGCGTGCCGTCCGTGCCCGGCAAGTTCACCCACGCCACGGTGACGTTCCTGATGGCCGCGCTCCACGCCCTGTTCTTCGGCAACTATGACGTGGTCAACGTCCACAGCATGGAGACCAGCTTCGTCCTGCCGCTGTTGCGCCTGCGCTACAAGGTGGTGGCGACGGCCCACGGCCTGGGCAGCATGATCCCCGAGGAGCACAACCCGTGGGGCAAGGGCAAGCTGTTCTTCAAAGCCTGCGAATACCCATTCATGCACCTGGCCAACATCCGCACCAGCGTCTCGCTGCCGGACAAGGTGTTTCTGGAGGAGCATTACGGCCGCGAGGTGAAATATCTGCCCATCGGCATCCAGTTGCCCGACCTGAAGCTGGAAGAGGCCCGCGCCTTTCTGGCCCAGCACGGCCTGGAGCCGGGCAACTACATGGTCTTCACCGCCGGGCGCAATATCCGCCGCAAGGGCTGCCACTTCGTGCTCCAGGCCATGCGCGACATTGATGACCCCACGCCGTTGCTCATCCTGGGCGATTCAGCCTTCGACCCGGAGTACCATCAGGAACTACTCTCTTTGGCCGACGAGCGCACCCACTTCGGCGGCTTTGTGTCCGACAAGGGACTGCTCTTCGCCCTGATCCAGATGGCGACCCTGTTCCTGTTCCCCACGACCTACGAGGCGATGGCCGCCACGCTGCTGGAGGCCGCCGCGCTGAAGACGCCGCTGATCGCCAGCGACCTGCCCGAAAACCGGGCCGTGCTGCCCGACGAGGCGCTCTTCTTCCGCTCGTCCGACGTGGCCGACCTGCGCGATAAGATGATCTGGGCGCTGGCGCACCCGCGCGAGATGCACCAACTGGCCGGCCGCGCCGAGGCCGTGGTACGCGACAGCTATCAGTGGTCCGAAGTCATCGATCAATATGAAACGCTCTATGAGGCGCTGGCATGA
- a CDS encoding sulfotransferase family protein, with the protein MKNPFQRLRNEPTAVAQPAQPIVIVSGLPRSGTSMMMKMLAAGGLTPLTDELRAADVDNPKGYYEFERVKALDKGDTSWLPQARGKVVKVISYLLQYLPPDETYQVIFLRRNLDEILASQRKMIINRGEDPDAMDDARVAEMFTRHIDLVERWLWSRPNVETLYVQYHDMLADPETEIGRVARFLGRDVNEAAMAQVIDPNLYRNRQLATAA; encoded by the coding sequence ATGAAGAACCCATTTCAACGCTTACGCAACGAGCCGACGGCCGTTGCCCAACCGGCCCAGCCCATCGTCATCGTCTCCGGCCTGCCCCGCTCGGGCACGTCGATGATGATGAAGATGCTGGCCGCCGGCGGCCTGACACCGCTGACCGACGAACTGCGCGCCGCCGACGTCGATAACCCCAAGGGGTACTACGAATTCGAGCGCGTCAAGGCCCTGGACAAGGGGGACACGAGCTGGCTGCCGCAGGCGCGGGGCAAGGTCGTCAAGGTCATCTCCTACCTGCTGCAATACCTGCCGCCCGATGAGACCTATCAAGTCATCTTCCTGCGGCGCAACCTGGATGAAATCCTGGCCTCGCAGCGCAAGATGATCATCAATCGCGGCGAAGACCCCGACGCGATGGACGACGCCCGCGTGGCCGAGATGTTCACCCGCCACATCGATCTCGTCGAGCGCTGGCTGTGGAGCCGGCCGAACGTGGAGACGCTCTACGTGCAGTATCACGACATGCTGGCCGACCCGGAGACGGAGATCGGCCGCGTGGCCCGCTTCCTGGGCCGCGATGTGAATGAGGCGGCGATGGCCCAGGTCATCGACCCCAATCTGTACCGCAACCGGCAACTGGCGACCGCCGCCTGA
- a CDS encoding sulfatase family protein translates to MTRPNILLVVIDCLRADRAFDPDRTAQTPAMQALAERGALFTHLITANSMTIPCMTTMFSGLYPARHGVRAMVGARVADSVPLLAELLRDNGYHTYAEATGPLSRFYRLDRGFDQYEHRDGVKSAMLGQWGDDLIARFRDGHFSEPWFAYLHLWGVHRPRQILPGYDAPEYGRTQYDRAISSYDKRLGELLAALDLENTVVLLTGDHGEKVPENELESRVESLKKSLTRQQGKATGRWTRTRRKAIASIRAGWFKASRLLYSAGVVDSPLATVTGHGYHVYDSLVRVPFVMAGGPVPAGQRISRQARQVDIMPTILDLAGLGDCVPPTADGHSLLPLVHGQHLPEEPAFIETCQNTREPSSFYGVRAGGFKYAYDAANPRTPEELYDLSADPEETRNLAPTMAHKTAELRDLIAGHIAGAAAGAVDMTDELSELEMAGLADHLRKLGYVE, encoded by the coding sequence GTGACTAGGCCAAACATCTTACTCGTCGTCATCGACTGCCTGCGGGCCGACCGGGCCTTTGACCCCGACCGCACGGCCCAGACGCCGGCCATGCAGGCCCTGGCCGAGCGGGGCGCGCTCTTCACGCACCTGATCACGGCCAACTCCATGACCATCCCCTGCATGACGACGATGTTCAGCGGCCTCTACCCCGCCCGCCACGGCGTGCGGGCCATGGTTGGCGCGCGCGTGGCCGATAGCGTGCCGCTGCTGGCCGAACTGCTGCGCGATAACGGCTACCACACCTACGCCGAGGCCACCGGCCCGCTGAGCCGCTTCTACCGCCTCGACCGCGGCTTCGACCAGTACGAGCACCGCGACGGCGTCAAGTCGGCCATGCTCGGCCAGTGGGGCGATGACCTCATCGCCCGCTTCCGTGACGGCCACTTCAGCGAGCCGTGGTTCGCCTATCTGCACCTGTGGGGCGTCCATCGCCCGCGGCAGATTTTGCCCGGCTACGATGCGCCGGAGTACGGCCGCACCCAATATGACCGGGCCATCTCCAGCTACGACAAGCGCCTGGGCGAGCTATTGGCCGCCCTCGACCTCGAAAATACCGTCGTCCTGCTGACCGGCGACCACGGCGAAAAGGTGCCGGAAAACGAACTGGAGAGCCGCGTCGAATCGCTCAAGAAATCGCTGACCCGCCAACAGGGCAAGGCCACCGGCCGCTGGACGCGCACTCGCCGCAAGGCCATCGCCTCCATCCGCGCCGGGTGGTTCAAGGCGTCGCGGCTGCTCTATTCGGCCGGCGTCGTCGATAGCCCGCTGGCGACCGTCACCGGCCACGGCTACCACGTCTACGATTCGCTGGTGCGCGTGCCGTTCGTCATGGCCGGCGGCCCCGTGCCCGCCGGGCAGCGCATCAGCCGGCAGGCGCGCCAGGTGGACATCATGCCCACCATCCTCGATCTGGCCGGACTGGGCGACTGCGTCCCGCCCACGGCCGACGGCCACAGCCTGCTGCCGCTGGTTCACGGCCAACACCTGCCCGAAGAGCCGGCCTTCATCGAGACCTGCCAGAACACGCGCGAGCCGTCTTCCTTCTATGGCGTGCGCGCCGGGGGCTTCAAGTATGCCTACGACGCCGCCAACCCGCGGACGCCGGAAGAGCTATACGACCTGAGCGCCGACCCGGAAGAGACCCGCAACCTGGCCCCGACCATGGCCCACAAGACGGCCGAATTGCGCGATCTAATCGCCGGGCACATAGCCGGCGCCGCCGCCGGGGCCGTCGATATGACCGATGAGTTGAGCGAACTGGAAATGGCCGGTCTGGCCGACCATCTGCGCAAGCTCGGCTACGTGGAGTGA